The following nucleotide sequence is from Carassius gibelio isolate Cgi1373 ecotype wild population from Czech Republic chromosome A24, carGib1.2-hapl.c, whole genome shotgun sequence.
CAGTCTGTGTCCTGTGTCCACTTCATTACATTTTAAGCATCCAACAGGGAGCCAGGACTGTTTTTCACATTACAGCACCTGTGATTCCCATTACACACAACATACTGTATAGtggactacacacacacattttcacataCTGCATCTCATAAACCAACACACCTATACAGTCACGCACAGAGTGCACATGCACGGTTATACAACACAAATATACATTGCATATGTACACACACGTGCTTCATTTACAACGGCTCCGTTAGCGCTTTTCAATGCACCTTACACACACATCCAGTCACTTCTTAAGCACTGTGTCCTTTATATCACAGAAAGTAATATTGTGTTCGATTTGAGTCTCATTTGTGAAGGTTGCAAGTCATGACTCTCAATTTTGTGCCCAGAACTGATTCTTTGTGTGTTCGTTTTGTGATTTCAATTCAGACTTGCATCCTATGATGGTCCCGTTTGCATTCACATGGTAACCGGAGGGTATTTCTGATCCCCCGTCACACTGGACACACTAGCCACGCTGgttggtggagggaatggagactgCAACGGGCGGTAGCCTGCTTGAGCGTGATCTAGGTAGGCAGGAGCCGAAGTAATAGGGTGGGCGAAACCGATGTACTGAGGATGTAGGAATTGGCCTTGGTGAGGAAGAATTTGAGTGGCTTGCTGGCAGTTAAGCACTGAGAAGTTGGTAGGCATGTTCACGTAGACGCTGGCGTCTGGTGGAAGACAGCACGAGGCTTGGGCGCGGAGCAGAGGGGCGGGTGCAGGACGGGGAGCAGTGGGCGGAGCTGAAGAGCTGGAGGAGGTGGCTGTGCTTGATTGGCGGGAGGACGAGCCTCGCGAAGTACCTGTGCTGGCCATCATGGGAATCGTCTCGAGGACACGGGCGCTGCTGGACCCTCCTCCTGAGCTGCCGCCTGATGAAGGCTCCTGTTTGGGACGGAGACAGCGGCAACAGCACACGGCAACGACGGAGCCCACCAGCACGAATGCAACGAAGACCGAGCCGACGATTAGGAAGGGCACGTAGATGGGTACTGCAGggtaaaaacaggaaaaatatgacaaactcattcaaaataaaaaaaaaataaataccctCTTTACTTACACTTTGCGATTTTAACCCATCAGTAAACAGACCGATGTTATAGCCCATTAACACTAAGAACGATAACTATTCTATATTAGTAACCCACATCA
It contains:
- the LOC127945959 gene encoding protein shisa-2, with the translated sequence MRGCTGFPMAFSVVLTLLTIINVKASGEYCHGFHDSQGEWRDGFPCPERFDSAEAIICCGKCELRYCCSSSEARLDQGTCDNDKKTQDTNTGNKDEKNSGAVPIYVPFLIVGSVFVAFVLVGSVVAVCCCRCLRPKQEPSSGGSSGGGSSSARVLETIPMMASTGTSRGSSSRQSSTATSSSSSAPPTAPRPAPAPLLRAQASCCLPPDASVYVNMPTNFSVLNCQQATQILPHQGQFLHPQYIGFAHPITSAPAYLDHAQAGYRPLQSPFPPPTSVASVSSVTGDQKYPPVTM